The following are encoded together in the Bicyclus anynana chromosome 2, ilBicAnyn1.1, whole genome shotgun sequence genome:
- the LOC112046387 gene encoding mucin-17-like: MEGRKVFDEVRQANPAIWRQYENVTVVAPQDEIISKVVITDMRPEKDGDVQIINGGAMQKSVTIELKSPTVLRGYEFRIEVYSVPDTVATDAEEHLSPDSAPVPNDSTSEQPNDTANKDIQDSPIAVGGDINSEVPRSPRESEENQSQTDIIKEDTTTISYETSSIAEDEPVTMDETTVLPETPEVPALELDSDNNRPARETVLNTAINVSDPPVTDSDESEENEASTEGSGTTSVTEPTGSAMTDATATEAVVTTASYEHSTYTPISYDNTKNVPDYASLNILDYIKNREAIRPIRRTEDNASEPEESSEPPIEPDVNTATTPLVEETSSVNLGDDTVGLVPPKIDASYNTDFADSETTEHAVESSTLNDVVRAGRDIDFDSDVTETSTINTEEESTLTSTTSDVTTPTPTISDVTTATQDEDHTASIDDQLRNTRGARHDHDGTDVNVSEEGASPSSEGLPGVVDLQQPNKNVIIINLDEIMARDENNRFTYALPIVLLINSESNYPIIKIIAESNDGNESKVLYPIQPSDISMEPSEYDYKSMENDRIKGDLIPTGDYDSQ, from the coding sequence ATGGAAGGAAGAAAAGTATTCGATGAAGTAAGACAAGCGAATCCCGCTATATGGAGACAATACGAAAATGTCACAGTCGTGGCACCACAGGATGAAATTATAAGTAAAGTAGTGATTACAGACATGCGTCCAGAAAAGGATGGTGATGTTCAAATAATTAATGGCGGAGCCATGCAGAAGTCTGTAACCATAGAGTTAAAGAGTCCTACCGTTTTGAGAGGTTATGAATTCCGCATTGAAGTGTATTCAGTGCCAGACACAGTAGCCACTGATGCCGAAGAACATTTGAGTCCTGACTCAGCACCTGTACCGAACGATAGCACATCAGAACAGCCCAATGACACTGCTAATAAGGACATTCAGGATAGTCCCATTGCAGTTGGAGGTGATATAAACAGTGAAGTTCCTAGATCACCGCGTGAAAGTGAAGAAAATCAATCACAAACAGATATAATAAAAGAAGACACTACAACTATTTCATACGAAACGAGTAGCATTGCAGAAGACGAACCTGTTACAATGGACGAAACAACTGTACTGCCAGAAACTCCTGAAGTTCCAGCATTAGAACTTGACTCTGACAATAATAGACCAGCACGAGAAACTGTACTTAACACTGCAATAAATGTAAGCGATCCACCTGTAACGGATTCAGATGAAAGTGAAGAAAATGAAGCATCAACCGAGGGATCCGGCACAACTTCAGTTACTGAACCAACTGGAAGCGCAATGACAGACGCAACGGCAACAGAGGCAGTAGTTACAACAGCATCCTACGAGCATTCTACGTATACCCCTATATCTTATGACAACACTAAAAACGTACCCGACTACgcttctttgaacattttagaCTACATTAAAAACCGAGAAGCGATAAGACCAATACGTCGCACAGAAGACAACGCATCTGAACCAGAAGAATCTTCTGAACCACCAATTGAACCAGATGTAAATACCGCTACCACTCCACTAGTAGAAGAAACAAGTTCTGTAAATCTAGGCGACGATACTGTTGGATTAGTTCCACCTAAAATAGACGCGAGCTATAATACCGATTTTGCTGATTCGGAAACAACAGAACATGCTGTAGAAAGCTCTACATTGAATGATGTAGTCAGAGCTGGACGTGATATAGATTTTGATAGTGACGTTACTGAAACCAGTACTATTAATACTGAAGAAGAATCCACTCTAACATCTACGACTTCTGACGTCACTACTCCAACACCTACGATTTCTGATGTAACCACTGCCACGCAAGATGAAGATCACACTGCTTCAATAGATGATCAATTACGAAACACACGTGGTGCAAGACATGACCATGACGGAACCGATGTTAATGTATCAGAAGAAGGTGCGAGTCCATCAAGTGAAGGATTACCTGGAGTTGTAGATTTACAACAACCtaacaaaaatgtaataataatcaatttagatGAAATTATGGCAAGAGATGAGAATAATAGGTTTACTTATGCTTTGCCTATCGTACTACTTATAAACAGTGAGAGTAATTAtccaattattaaaataattgccgAGTCTAATGATGGTAATGAAAGCAAAGTGCTGTATCCAATCCAGCCTTCAGATATATCTATGGAGCCGAGCGAATATGATTATAAAAGCATGGAAAATGATAGAATAAAAGGAGATTTAATACCGACTGGAGATTATGACAGCcagtaa
- the LOC112046403 gene encoding adenine phosphoribosyltransferase — protein sequence MNSEYAKKIDNLKSKLKSYPDFPKEGILFWDIFSALSDGYTCKLLQSLLVETIRCKYPDVEAVVGLEARGFLFSFSVAAELGIACLPIRKKGKLPGEVLSHKYDLEYGSDVLEIQKDSVRPGLKCLIIDDLIATGGSIGAAAQLLYSCGAHVLGSLVIIELNSLNGRENIPDVPVHSLITYD from the exons ATGAATTCCGAATATGCGAAGAAAATTGATAACTTGAAATCAAAATTGAAAAGTTACCCTGACTTTCCAAAAGAAGGCATTTTATTTTG GGATATCTTCTCCGCTCTATCTGATGGATACACATGCAAGTTGCTACAGAGTCTACTGGTGGAAACAATTCGCTGCAAATACCCTGATGTCGAAGCTGTAGTGGGCTTGGAAGCGAGAGGTTTTTTATTCTCATTCTCTGTGGCGGCAGAACTGGGGATAGCATGTCTGCCAATACGAAAAAAAGGAAAGTTACCTGGAGAGGTGCTTTCACACAAATATGATCTGGAATATGGTtct GATGTCCTAGAAATACAGAAGGACTCTGTGCGTCCAGGTCTCAAGTGCCTCATCATTGATGACCTCATAGCCACTGGAGGCTCAATAGGTGCGGCTGCTCAGCTACTTTACAGTTGCGGAGCCCATGTGCTAGGGAGTCTCGTTATTATAGAGTTGAACTCTTTGAATGGGCGGGAGAACATTCCAGATGTACCTGTACATTCCTTGATTACTTATGATTAA